The region TCGGGCGGGACCTGCCGCAGATGGACACCGATCATGACGCCCCGCCTTGCCGTGAGAACTTTTCCCCGAGCGCAGCCTGCACTGACGGCGACACCACACCGGACACGTCGCCGCCGAGGCGCGCCACTTCCTTGACGATGCGGCTGCTGATGTAGCTGTAGTCCTCCTTGGGCATGAGAAAGATGGTTTCCACAGCCGGAGCAAGGCGCCGGTTCATCAGGGCCATCTGGAATTCGAACTCGAAGTCGGACACCGCACGCAATCCGCGGACCACGACTTGGGCGTGTTCGGCCCGGACAAAATCCACGAGCAGGCCGTCAAGTTTCTGGACCTTGAGGCGCGGTTCGCCGGGGAGGGATGAGCGGATCAGCTCGAGTCGTTCTTCGATATTGAACAGCGGTTTCTTTCCCTCGCTGGGTGCGGCCGCGACGATGACCTCGTCAAAGAGCTTCAAGGCCCTCTGGATCACGTCGATATGGCCGAGGGTAACGGGATCGAAGCTGCCGGGATAAATCGCGCGGACCATGGCGGGCATGTTGTCGCAGATTCGCGGTGTTTGTCAAAACGGCGAACCCGCGCGCAGGTT is a window of Chthoniobacterales bacterium DNA encoding:
- the coaD gene encoding pantetheine-phosphate adenylyltransferase, with protein sequence MPAMVRAIYPGSFDPVTLGHIDVIQRALKLFDEVIVAAAPSEGKKPLFNIEERLELIRSSLPGEPRLKVQKLDGLLVDFVRAEHAQVVVRGLRAVSDFEFEFQMALMNRRLAPAVETIFLMPKEDYSYISSRIVKEVARLGGDVSGVVSPSVQAALGEKFSRQGGAS